The genomic stretch GTGGCTGAAGTCACCAAAGCACGCGGTGTTGCAGTAATGATTGATTCTGCGCACATGTGCATGATGATGCGCGGTGTAGGCAAGCAGGAATCAACCACACGTACGGTATCATTTATTGGTGATTTTAAAACCGACAAAGAAACACGTCGTGAATTTTTAAGTGCGGTTCCAGAAAGCTATTAATTATTAAAGCTTAAAAATAAGTTACTCAAAGCCTCGATCATTCGGGGTTTTTTGCTTTTAAAGGAAGAGGATATCAATACTTAATTCAAAAGCTCACTTGCTATAAATAACACCTGGTAACAGGGTTTAAAGACCTGTCCCAAAACTTGCTATGTTTCAGTCTAGAACTCAAACAATTCCTGCTTGTGTTTGCAACAAGCCTACACTTGGATACACGATAAAGTTTTAATCCTGCCGCTCTCCCATTAAAGTAATTTGAAGTTGATATATAGCAAAGCGCTTTATATCTTTCTGATTGATTTTTAATGATAAGGAAAGTAACCATGGCGAATAGTAAAAATAACCAGGCGAAAGACAGCAAAAAATCAGCAAAAACTGCTAAAAAGAACCAAGATGAGAAACTGAAAAAGTCGAATAAGAGTAGTGACAAAGACAGTGATCGCAAAGTCACTAAAAAAGCGGCGAGCAGTAAATCTAAAGCGGCATCTTCTAAGAAAGACAATGCCAGCAAAGATGAAAAAGTGAAGGCGAAGAAAAATTCGAGCTCAAAAGCCAGTGATAAAGCGAAAGACCAAAAGACCTCTTCCGCGAAAAAACCGGCTAAAGCGAAAAGCAGCAACAAGAGTAAAGACGACACTAAAGTGAAAAAGTCTTCTTCAAAAAAATCGGCGCCTGCTAAAAAGCAGTCGAGTAGCTCCTCTAAGAGCAAGTCAACCAAGGCTAAAACCTCGAAGACCAGTTCAAAAAAATCGAAGTAAAATGAAAGCCCCTAGCTCTAAATGATAGGGGCTTTTCTGTATCCTGCCCCTTTATTTTTATAATTTGTATTAGCTGAAATATTGAGCAATTTTAAATTTCAGAAAAGGCCGAATATGAAGCCATCTGCCAAAGTAGCGCCACCAAAACGTCCGTCACGTGTAGTTTCGAATAGTTTTGATTATTCTCTGGACTTTGCAAAGATTAATTTTCGTAAACGACCGGAGCTCTACCGGATTGGCCGTGGTGAACAAGGTGTTTTACTGGTTGAGCCTTATAAATCGGAAATCCTGCCACACTGGCGCTTTGCAGATGAAGCAAAAGCACAAGCCAGTAGCGAGAAAATCTATCAGCTTTTTCTAGACTATTTAAAGCAAGAAGATTTTATCGGTGCGGACATGGCACGCAAGTTTTTACAGATGGGTTTTACCCGTGCCCGGCGTTATGCCAACCATAAAGGTGGCAAAAAATACGATGGCCCGGTTCCGGAAGACAAAAAAGGTTTAAGTGGCGCGCATGGCCGTTCCGAGCTGCCCCGCAATCAGGAAGACCCGGTTAAAGCCGCTGCTGCCAAAATCTTTAAACAGAAATGGGATGAAGCTAAAAATCATCCCGAATATCTTCAGCAAAAAAAGAAATTTCAGGAATTTATAGAGCAGCAGTCTGCAACTGGATAAAACCTTTTATTTAAACAGAGAGTGGCTGTGCGACTGGGTTCAAGGACTGATGAGCCATATAGACTCTGTTACGCCCGTTGTTCTTCGCCATATACAAGGCAGAATCTGCCGCATTCAGGAAGCGCTGATAATCCGGATGTCCATCATAAAGCACACAACCAATACTGACCGTAAATTTAAACTGCTGGCCTTGTGCCGAATTAATCATGCCATTTTCAATATATTTACGCACACTTTCGGCAATATTCAGGGCACGTTTTTCATCAGTATCCACCAGTAACAGCAAAAACTCTTCACCGCCGACCCGGAAAGCATAATCACTGCCCTGACTGTATTTTTGCAATGCTTCGGCCAGAAATTTCAAAGCCAGATCACCTGCTGCATGTCCGAATTTGTCATTAATACTTTTGAAATAATCAGCATCGATAGCAAGTAAAGACAAAGGCGTATGATTCTTACGAGAAAAAGTGATTTCACGTGAAATAATCGTATTCAAATAACGGCGATTCAGTAACTGGGTCAATGAATCATTACCTGATTCAATATATTCGGCCACCTGAAATAACTGGTCCACCAGCAGCTGAATTTCGCGGTTCAAGTCACGGATCTGCTGGATTAGTCCCAGCATATTG from Acinetobacter lwoffii encodes the following:
- a CDS encoding DUF4385 domain-containing protein, with product MKPSAKVAPPKRPSRVVSNSFDYSLDFAKINFRKRPELYRIGRGEQGVLLVEPYKSEILPHWRFADEAKAQASSEKIYQLFLDYLKQEDFIGADMARKFLQMGFTRARRYANHKGGKKYDGPVPEDKKGLSGAHGRSELPRNQEDPVKAAAAKIFKQKWDEAKNHPEYLQQKKKFQEFIEQQSATG